One region of Zingiber officinale cultivar Zhangliang chromosome 7B, Zo_v1.1, whole genome shotgun sequence genomic DNA includes:
- the LOC122003456 gene encoding translationally-controlled tumor protein homolog, whose product MLVYQDLLTGDELLSDSFPYKEIENGMLWEVDGKWVVKGAVDVDIGANPSAEGEGDEGVDDTAVKVVDIVDTFRLQEQPSFDKKQFVTFIKRYIKLLTPKLDEEKQALFKKHIEGATKFLLSKLKDLQFFVGESMHDDGSLVFAYYKDGATDPTFLYFSYGLKEIKC is encoded by the exons ATGTTGGTGTACCAGGATCTGCTCACCG GTGACGAACTATTGTCCGATTCATTTCCTTACAAGGAAATTGAAAATGGGATGCTTTGGGAGGTTGACGGGAAG TGGGTAGTCAAAGGAGCTGTTGATGTAGATATTGGTGCAAATCCTTCTGCAGAGGGTGAAGGAGATGAAGGCGTCGACGATACTGCAGTTAAAGTTGTTGATATAGTGGACACCTTCAGACTTCAg GAACAACCTTCTTTTGATAAAAAACAATTCGTGACCTTTATCAAGCGCTATATTAAGCTGCTAACACCTAAATTGGATGAGGAAAAGCAAGCATTGTTCAAGAAACATATTGAAGGAGCAACCAAGTTTTTGCTTTCAAAGCTCAAAGATCTGCAATT TTTTGTGGGTGAGAGCATGCACGACGACGGAAGCCTGGTCTTTGCATACTACAAGGATGGTGCAACTGATCCAACATTTTTATATTTCTCCTACGGATTGAAGGAGATTAAGTGCTAG